The DNA region GGTCGGGGAAGGCGGCCAGGGTGCGGCCGGTCATCGGGGCGGCCAGTCGGGTGATCGCCTCGATGTCCCCGGGCTCGCCGGTGGCCGTACCGGTCTGGCCGGGTTTGACCACCGCCACCCGCAGCCCGGCCGCCTGCGCGGCGGCCGTGATGGCCGCGGTCACCACGGTCTTGCCGACCTCGGTGTCGGTCCCGGTGACCAGCACCGGTCCCCGCCACTGCTCCGTCATGGGGCGCTTTCCACGATGACCTCCAGGGCATGCTCGAAGTCCGCCTGGGACACCCCCGCGCCGATGGTCAGTCGCAGCCGGGACCGACTGTCCGGGGTGGAGGGGGGACGGAAACAGCCGACCGCCACACCCCGCTCGCGGCAGGCGGCGGCCCAGGCCGTCGCCGCCTCCGGTCCGGGGGCGGTGACCGAGACGACGGCCGCGTCGGGGGTGGAGACCTCCAGGCCGGCGGCGCGCAGCCGACCCACCGCCAGGGCGGCCCGCTCGGCCAGGAGGACCCGCCGCTCCTCCCCGGTGCGTGCCAGTTCGACTGCGGCGTGCACCCCGGCGGCGACGGCCGGGGGCAGGGCGGTGTCGTAGATGAAGGTCCGGGCGGTCTCCACCAGATGCCGGACGAACTCGGCCGGACCGGCCACCACCCCACCCGCCCCGGCCAGGGCCTTGGACAGGGTGGCGGTGATCACCACATCCGGTTCGCCGGCCAGCCCGGCGGCGGCCACCGCACCGGCCCCGGCGGGCCCGGTCACCCCGAGGGCGTGCGCGTCGTCGACCAGCAGCAGGGCGCCGTGTTCGCGGGCGACCCGGTGCAGGTCGACCAGGGGGGCCAGGTCACCGTCGACGGAGAAGATCGACTCGGTGATCACCACCGCCGGTCGACCGGGCGCCGCCGCCAGGGCGGTCGCGACGGCGGCCACGTCGGCGTGCGGGGTGACCACGGTCTCCGCACCGGAGACCCGGCACCCGTCGATCAGGCTGGCGTGGTTGTGGGCGTCGGAGATCAGCAGGGTACGGGGGCGCACCAGGGCCCGGACGGCACCGAGGTTGGCCAGGTATCCCGAGGAGAAGACGAGTGCCCGATCGGTGCCGAGCCAACCGGCGAGGCTGTCCTCCAGGGCGTGGTGGGCCTCGGTGGAGCCACGGACCAACCGGGAACCGGTAGCCCCCAGGCCGTACCGGGACAGCGCCCGGGTGGCGGCGGCGATCACCTCGGGGTGCCCGGACAGCCCCAGGTAGTCGTTGCCGGCCAGGTCGACCACGGCGTCGGCGGCCGGGCGCGGGTACAGCTTGCGGGTCAGACCCGCCCGCGCCCGCAGCTCGGCGCGGCGGTTCAGCGCCGCCAGCCAGTCCGCCACCGCCACGCCCCTCCCCGTGTCCCCGCCGGCGAAATTACCATCCGTACGGATCGCCCCGGCGTGGCGCAGGACGGCTCGCCGCAAGGCGCCGGACGCTGCCGGCCCGCCGGCTCGCCGCGCCCGTTACCGCCGCTCTGGTGGCCTTGTAGGGTACGTGCATGTCAGAGATCCTCGACCAGGCCCGCACCCAGGTGTTGGAGGGCGGCGTCGGCCTCGACCAAGCCGGTGTCCTCGCCGTGCTCAACCTGCCCGACGAGCACCTGACCGCCACCCTGCAACTCGCCCACGAGGTGCGGATGCGCTGGTGCGGCCCGGAGGTGGAGGTCGAGGGCATCGTCTCGCTGAAGACCGGCGGCTGCCCGGAGGACTGCCACTTCTGCTCCCAGTCCGGCCTGTTCACCTCCCCGGTGCGCTCGGTGTGGCTGGACATTCCCTCCCTGGTCAAGGCCGCCAAGCAGACCGCCGCCACCGGGGCGACCGAGTTCTGCATCGTGGCCGCCGTACGCGGCCCGGACGCCCGGCTGATGAAGCAGATGCGCGAGGGTGTGGCGGCGATCAAGGCCGAGGTCGACATCCAGGTCGCCGCCTCGCTGGGCATGCTCACCCAGGAACAGGTCGACGAACTCGTCGAGATGGGCGTGCACCGCTACAACCACAACCTGGAGACCTGCCGCTCCTACTTCCCGAACGTGGTCACCACCCACTCCTGGGAGGAGCGCTGGGAGACCCTGCGGATGGTCCGCGAATCCGGCATGGAGGTCTGCTGCGGCGGCATTCTGGGCCTCGGCGAGACCGTGGAGCAGCGGGCCGAGTTCGCCGCCCAGCTGGCCGAACTGGACCCGCACGAGGTGCCGCTGAACTTCCTCAACCCCCGACCCGGCACCCCCCTGGGCGACCGGCCGGTGGTCGAGGGCAAGGACGCGCTGCGGGCCATCGCCGCCTTCCGGCTGGCCATGCCGCGCACCATCCTGCGGTACGCCGGCGGCCGGGAGATCACCCTGGGTGATCTGGGTACCCGCGACGGGCTGCTCGGTGGCATCAACGCGGTGATCGTCGGCAACTACCTGACCACCCTGGGTCGACCCGCCACGGACGACCTCAAGCTGCTCGAAGACCTCAAGATGCCGGTCAAGGCGCTCTCGGCGACCCTGTGACCCCGATGGGCGAGATGCTCGGCGCCTGGTGCGACCGGTGTGGGGAGGCCGTGGACACCGGCACCCACCCCGGCTGCGCGGCGGCTCGCGCACTGGAACCGCCGCGCTACTGTGCGCACTGCCGACGGCGGATGAAGGTGCAGGTGCTGCCGGTCGGCTGGTCGGCGGTCTGTGTCGAACACGGCGAGTTGCGAGGCTGAGCATGGTGCTGCGGGGACGCTCGGTGGTGCTGCGACCAGTGACGGCCGCGGACGTACCGGCTCTCACCGCGATCCGCGCCGAGCCGGAGGTGCACCGCTGGTGGCGCGGCGACGAGGACCTGGCCGCCGCCGTCACCGCCGATCTGGCCGACGAGGACCTGACGGTGTACGCCGTCGAGCACGAGGGCCGGGTGATCGGCGCCATCCAGTGGTACGCCGAGAACGACCGCGACTACCGGCACGCCAGCCTGGACATCTTCCTGGACCCGGCGGTACGCGGTGCCGGGCTCGGCGGCGACGCCATCCGCACCCTGATCCGGCACCTCATCGACGCCCACGGCCACCACCGGTTCACCATCGACCCGGCGGCGGCGAACACCCCCGCGATCCGGGCGTACGCCAAGGTCGGCTTCCGCCCGGTGGGGGTGCTGCGCCGCTACGAGCGCGGCGCGGACGGCCGCTGGCACGACGGCCTGCTGATGGACCTGCTCGCCGACGAACTGGCCGACTGACCCAGGTCTCAGCACCCCGCCTTCGAGATCACACTCGATGTGGGATCGAGTGGCTATTGTCGCGCTCGAGGCCACTCGATCTCAGATCGAGCGTGATCTTGTGCTTGGTCAGCGTTGACCCGTAGTGCGAGCGGACCTCCTCTGCTCCGGCCTGCGCCGGATTCCCGGCCCCCGGCATGTGAGCGAGGGTGGGGTGCCTGGCCCTGCGACCAGGCACCCCACCCCACCAGGGATCCGTCAGGCGATGGTGCAGGGGTTGCCGTTCAGGGTGAAGCTGGTCGGCCTGGGGTTGCTGCCGGTGTGGGTGCCATTGAAACCGATGCTGGTCGAGGCGCCCGGGGCGATGGTTCCGTTGTAGGACATGTTGGTCGCGGTCACCGAGGTGCCGTTCTGTTGGAAGACGGCCGACCAACTCTGGCCGACCCGCTGGCCGCTGTGCGGGAAGGTGAAGGCCAGGGTCCAGCCGTTGATGGCCGTGGTGCCGGTGTTGGCGATGGTGATGTTGGCGGTGAAGCCGGTGCCCCAGTCGTTGGTGCCGTAGGTGATCCGGCAGGGCGAGGCCGGCAGCGGCGCCGACGTCGTCACGGTCACCCGCTCCGAGGGCGGCGAGGCGTTGCCGGCCGCGTCGATAGCCACCACGTAGAAGTAGTACGTGATGTCCGGCTCCAGGCCGGTCACCTGGTACGTGGTGCCGGTGACCGTGGCGACCAGGACGTCACCGAGCGCCGGGCCCCGGTAGATCCGGTAACCGGTCACCCCCACGTTGTCGGTCGACGGCGCCCAGTTCAGGGTCACCCCGGTCGTGGTGATCGCCGAAGCGGTCAACGAGCCGGGCGCGGTGGGTGGCACGGTGTCCCCGTCGTCGACGGCCGGTACGGTGACGGTCAGCATCGGCGACGCGGACGAGGTGTTGCCGGCCTTGTCCCGAGCCTGCACGGTGATCTCGTAGGTGCGTCCCGGGGACACGCTGAGCACCAGCGAGTTCGTGCTGGAGGGGTACCAGCTGTAGGTGTCGCTGCCGACCACGTGGGTGTTGACGATGTAGACGTCCACACCGCTGCCGCTGTCCGTCGACGGTGCCCAGGTCAGGCTGACCGAACGGGAGGCGACCGAGGTCGCCACGGGCGTACCGGGAATGGTGGGCGGGGTGGTGTCCGTGCTGGTGGCGGGCTCCTCGCCCCACACCCGCTGGCCGCCGACGTACAGCGGCACCTTGCGGTTCGGCCCGGCGGTGGCCTGGTACGACGGGTCGTCGCTCGGGTCCCACGCGACACCCTCGGGGACGCCGATCTTGAACTGCACCTCCATCCGGTGCTGTGACTGACCGGCCGGCGCGATGGTGTGCCCGGTGCAGTCGATCTCGACGTAGTAGAGATCGCCGCCCACGTTGCGGGCGGAGGTGGGCGCCGGGCAGCCCTGGGTGTAGCCGGGGGTGACCACCACCGGCGACAGGCCCAGGCCGCTGGCCCGGAAGTAGTAGCGGAACTTGGCGTCGGTCAGGGCCCGCGCCGGGAAGGCCGACTTGTTGTAGACGATGGCCTTGATCCCGGTGGCCCGCGGCTCGTTCTGCATGACCGTGGTCTCCACGGTCAGCTCGTCGATGTCCGGTTGCTCCGGGACCGGGAAGTTGGCCAGGGGGGTGCCGCCGTACTCCTGGGTCAGCCGGGCCAGGGCGGAGGTGAAGCCGGCGTTGTAGTCGGTGGCGACCTCGTTCATCACGTAGTCCGACCGGTTGTCGGTGTACGCGTCGTTCGGCGAGGAGGGCCCGCCGACCAGGGCGCCGTACAGGGTGTGCCGGGTCTCGGTGGGTACGGTCATGCTGTCCCACCAGGAGCCGTGCGCGGTGCGGTGGTGCGGGTTCTTCGGGGAGTTGGCCCCGAAGCCGATCATGTAGCTGGAGTTGCGCGGATTGTCACCGAGCGCGTAGTTGATCTGCCGGACGGCGAAGTCCTTGTAGCGGGCCTTGCGGGTCGCGTCCGTGGTCTTGTCGCTGTAGACCAGGGCGGCGAAGGCCGTGTTGGCCGCGTAGCGCAGGGCCCCCCAGGAGTCGAGCACGGCCATCCCGCCGGGCGAGTAGCGGATCCGCTCCCCGTTGACCCCGACGGTCCAGAAGTCCAGCCAGCGGTTGGCGTCGTCGATGTACTTCTGCTTGCCGGTCAGGTTGGCCAGCAGCACGTACGCCCCGAACTGCTTGTTGTCCCAGGCCACGGTCCACTTGTAGGAGCGGGTGGTGGTCTGCGGCTCGGTGCCGAGGCGGTCGTACTCGCTCTCGGCCTTGGCCAGGTAGGCGGCGTCGCCGGTGGCCCGGTACAGCCAGATCGCCCCCCAGACCAGCTCGTCGGTGTACCCGCTCCAGGAGCGGTAGAAGCTGGTCGCGTCCGTGATGCACTCGTGGTAGTTCTTCCGCACGGTGTCGGCGAAGGTGTAGAGCTGCCGGGCGTGGGTGAGCAGCTTGTCGGCGTACGCGGCGTCGGTGGGTCGGAACACCATCGAGGAGGCGGCCATCGCCGCCGCGGTCTCCCCGGCCAGGTCCGCACCCCCACAGCTGGCATCGATCTTGTACGCGGGCCGCGCCATCTGCATCACCTCGGCCGGCCCCCACCACTTGTGGTCGTCGTCGCCCTTGCC from Micromonospora sp. NBC_01739 includes:
- a CDS encoding 8-amino-7-oxononanoate synthase, which produces MADWLAALNRRAELRARAGLTRKLYPRPAADAVVDLAGNDYLGLSGHPEVIAAATRALSRYGLGATGSRLVRGSTEAHHALEDSLAGWLGTDRALVFSSGYLANLGAVRALVRPRTLLISDAHNHASLIDGCRVSGAETVVTPHADVAAVATALAAAPGRPAVVITESIFSVDGDLAPLVDLHRVAREHGALLLVDDAHALGVTGPAGAGAVAAAGLAGEPDVVITATLSKALAGAGGVVAGPAEFVRHLVETARTFIYDTALPPAVAAGVHAAVELARTGEERRVLLAERAALAVGRLRAAGLEVSTPDAAVVSVTAPGPEAATAWAAACRERGVAVGCFRPPSTPDSRSRLRLTIGAGVSQADFEHALEVIVESAP
- the bioB gene encoding biotin synthase BioB — translated: MSEILDQARTQVLEGGVGLDQAGVLAVLNLPDEHLTATLQLAHEVRMRWCGPEVEVEGIVSLKTGGCPEDCHFCSQSGLFTSPVRSVWLDIPSLVKAAKQTAATGATEFCIVAAVRGPDARLMKQMREGVAAIKAEVDIQVAASLGMLTQEQVDELVEMGVHRYNHNLETCRSYFPNVVTTHSWEERWETLRMVRESGMEVCCGGILGLGETVEQRAEFAAQLAELDPHEVPLNFLNPRPGTPLGDRPVVEGKDALRAIAAFRLAMPRTILRYAGGREITLGDLGTRDGLLGGINAVIVGNYLTTLGRPATDDLKLLEDLKMPVKALSATL
- the bsaP gene encoding biotin synthase auxiliary protein BsaP; translation: MGEMLGAWCDRCGEAVDTGTHPGCAAARALEPPRYCAHCRRRMKVQVLPVGWSAVCVEHGELRG
- a CDS encoding GNAT family N-acetyltransferase, producing MVLRGRSVVLRPVTAADVPALTAIRAEPEVHRWWRGDEDLAAAVTADLADEDLTVYAVEHEGRVIGAIQWYAENDRDYRHASLDIFLDPAVRGAGLGGDAIRTLIRHLIDAHGHHRFTIDPAAANTPAIRAYAKVGFRPVGVLRRYERGADGRWHDGLLMDLLADELAD
- a CDS encoding glycoside hydrolase family 9 protein produces the protein MHHTSGPGRARRDCSGHREPWSRRLRTAGTALVTGLALVLGVPGTAVAAPTSGDASTSAAAPAFNYAEALQKSLLFYEAQQSGKLPDWNRVSWRGDSALRDGSDVGIDLTGGWYDAGDHVKFGFPMAFTTTMLAWGAVEYRSGYAASGQLTHLLNNLRFVNDYFVKANPAPNVLYGQVGKGDDDHKWWGPAEVMQMARPAYKIDASCGGADLAGETAAAMAASSMVFRPTDAAYADKLLTHARQLYTFADTVRKNYHECITDATSFYRSWSGYTDELVWGAIWLYRATGDAAYLAKAESEYDRLGTEPQTTTRSYKWTVAWDNKQFGAYVLLANLTGKQKYIDDANRWLDFWTVGVNGERIRYSPGGMAVLDSWGALRYAANTAFAALVYSDKTTDATRKARYKDFAVRQINYALGDNPRNSSYMIGFGANSPKNPHHRTAHGSWWDSMTVPTETRHTLYGALVGGPSSPNDAYTDNRSDYVMNEVATDYNAGFTSALARLTQEYGGTPLANFPVPEQPDIDELTVETTVMQNEPRATGIKAIVYNKSAFPARALTDAKFRYYFRASGLGLSPVVVTPGYTQGCPAPTSARNVGGDLYYVEIDCTGHTIAPAGQSQHRMEVQFKIGVPEGVAWDPSDDPSYQATAGPNRKVPLYVGGQRVWGEEPATSTDTTPPTIPGTPVATSVASRSVSLTWAPSTDSGSGVDVYIVNTHVVGSDTYSWYPSSTNSLVLSVSPGRTYEITVQARDKAGNTSSASPMLTVTVPAVDDGDTVPPTAPGSLTASAITTTGVTLNWAPSTDNVGVTGYRIYRGPALGDVLVATVTGTTYQVTGLEPDITYYFYVVAIDAAGNASPPSERVTVTTSAPLPASPCRITYGTNDWGTGFTANITIANTGTTAINGWTLAFTFPHSGQRVGQSWSAVFQQNGTSVTATNMSYNGTIAPGASTSIGFNGTHTGSNPRPTSFTLNGNPCTIA